The following are encoded together in the Cerasicoccus sp. TK19100 genome:
- a CDS encoding right-handed parallel beta-helix repeat-containing protein, producing the protein MKNRLLTVALSLAALTQLNAADYYMTPTGASSQDGSDWANALPKTELATTLNTTMGPGDTLYLGSGDYGSSSFSLASNGSAGSPKSIIGVDTGSGLPYFSGDPTWTRTNPDNGKWQIITVKGDYWVVENLELSHVRYGIKNTNSDTANHVTFRNIKIHNVRHGVYLSYVDNATFENLTVQEYTKHAYRLDRGCDNVTFIDCLADMTAGDTSWWDHAESFPFGFVVYNGGTANSNVVFDGCVAMDNRRNNQGISYWNGDGFVVEGNTSGTTEFIGCISLNNEDAGYDIKAAATFVDCVSVANYRGYRLWHTTKTLENCVATFPYRRSTGTPAGDETGSGVWTQNGSSTLSNFTFHGNAGTAAHEDGSGSLSFTDSILSFSGASGSFTSGSVTLGAGTVTYRPGSGTDPDFVNASDTWNGIGNAMNSQTYTDTKGYYSGAATPPATAGVISVNLSDSVNTILSATDVVGVLPVANWNNTTVNNESLTNLTDDTGAATTADVDFTNTAFYYSNSTPAQSAPLDDDAKMMTGTRAISNGSSTAAAFYEIPYEKYDVYVYWGGHSSGQPVPAEMSIALQAHDGSSWVTQETRYMLDTDRQWDGSYNESTATTSGVATDGNEYVVFRNVTLDSIKIRGTCDRRTGFNAIQIVENTEEVLVVGDTIGMNLANAGAELASTDVAGYIPMPNWNNTTANNETLTDVVDDSGTATSVDISFSNTPYYYTNATPTYSAPYEADSLLMRGTRAMSNASSTAATVTDIPYATYDVYVYWGGRKTGETVPAEMKVEFQTDVGGTWTTQETRYMLDTDHEWDGTYEESTATTTGTAVDGEEFVVFRDQTASSFKLRGTCGRRTGINAFQIVEK; encoded by the coding sequence ATGAAAAATAGACTCCTCACCGTGGCGTTGTCCCTGGCGGCGCTTACGCAATTGAACGCGGCTGACTACTACATGACGCCAACCGGTGCCAGCAGCCAAGACGGCTCAGACTGGGCCAACGCCCTCCCCAAGACCGAACTCGCCACCACCCTCAACACCACGATGGGCCCCGGTGACACTCTGTATCTCGGCTCCGGGGACTACGGCTCCTCCTCGTTCAGCCTGGCCAGTAACGGCTCTGCCGGCTCGCCCAAATCCATCATCGGCGTCGATACCGGCTCCGGCCTGCCCTACTTTAGCGGTGACCCCACTTGGACACGCACGAACCCGGACAACGGCAAATGGCAGATCATCACGGTTAAGGGCGACTACTGGGTCGTCGAAAATCTGGAGCTCAGCCACGTGCGCTACGGTATTAAAAACACCAACTCCGACACGGCCAACCACGTCACCTTCCGCAACATCAAGATCCACAACGTGCGCCATGGTGTTTACCTGAGCTACGTGGACAACGCGACCTTCGAGAACCTCACTGTGCAGGAATACACCAAGCACGCTTATCGCCTCGACCGTGGTTGCGACAACGTCACCTTCATTGATTGCCTGGCCGATATGACCGCTGGTGACACCAGTTGGTGGGACCATGCTGAGAGTTTCCCCTTCGGCTTCGTCGTGTATAACGGTGGCACGGCCAACTCCAACGTCGTCTTCGACGGCTGCGTGGCTATGGACAACCGCCGGAACAACCAGGGCATCAGCTATTGGAACGGCGACGGTTTCGTGGTCGAGGGCAACACCAGCGGCACCACGGAGTTTATTGGCTGCATCTCGCTGAACAACGAAGACGCCGGCTACGACATCAAGGCCGCCGCCACTTTTGTCGACTGCGTATCCGTGGCCAACTACCGCGGCTACCGCCTCTGGCACACCACTAAGACTTTGGAGAACTGCGTGGCCACGTTCCCCTATCGCCGCTCCACCGGCACCCCGGCGGGCGACGAAACCGGCTCGGGCGTGTGGACTCAAAACGGCAGCTCGACTTTGTCCAACTTCACCTTCCACGGTAACGCTGGCACCGCCGCCCACGAAGACGGCAGCGGCAGCCTGAGCTTTACCGACAGCATCCTGTCCTTCAGCGGCGCTTCCGGCAGCTTCACCTCCGGCTCGGTCACGCTCGGCGCGGGCACCGTCACCTACCGCCCCGGCAGCGGAACCGACCCCGACTTTGTCAACGCCAGCGACACCTGGAACGGCATTGGCAACGCAATGAACAGCCAGACCTACACCGACACCAAGGGCTACTACTCCGGCGCGGCCACCCCCCCGGCCACTGCTGGCGTGATCAGCGTCAATCTGTCCGACAGCGTCAACACGATCCTGTCCGCAACGGATGTGGTCGGCGTCCTCCCCGTTGCCAACTGGAACAACACCACCGTCAACAATGAGTCGCTGACCAACCTGACCGACGACACCGGTGCTGCCACCACGGCGGATGTCGACTTCACCAACACGGCGTTTTACTACAGTAATTCCACGCCCGCGCAGTCGGCCCCGCTCGACGACGATGCCAAGATGATGACCGGCACCCGCGCTATCAGCAATGGCAGCTCGACCGCCGCGGCCTTCTACGAAATCCCTTACGAGAAGTACGACGTCTATGTTTACTGGGGTGGCCACAGCTCGGGCCAACCGGTTCCGGCAGAGATGTCCATCGCGCTGCAGGCCCACGATGGCAGCAGCTGGGTAACCCAGGAAACCCGCTACATGCTCGACACCGACCGCCAGTGGGACGGCTCCTACAATGAGTCCACCGCCACCACCAGCGGCGTCGCCACCGATGGCAACGAATACGTGGTCTTCCGCAACGTCACGCTGGACAGCATTAAAATCCGCGGCACCTGCGACCGCCGCACCGGCTTTAACGCGATCCAAATCGTAGAGAACACCGAGGAAGTTCTCGTCGTGGGCGACACCATTGGCATGAACCTCGCCAACGCCGGCGCCGAGCTCGCCTCGACCGATGTGGCTGGCTACATCCCGATGCCCAACTGGAACAACACAACCGCGAACAACGAAACCCTGACCGATGTGGTCGACGACAGTGGCACTGCAACCAGCGTGGACATCTCGTTTAGCAACACGCCCTACTACTACACCAACGCCACGCCGACCTACAGCGCCCCCTACGAGGCGGACTCGCTGCTGATGCGTGGCACCCGGGCGATGAGCAACGCCTCCTCCACGGCCGCCACCGTGACCGACATCCCCTACGCCACCTACGACGTCTATGTTTACTGGGGTGGACGCAAAACGGGCGAAACCGTCCCCGCCGAAATGAAGGTCGAGTTCCAAACCGATGTTGGCGGAACCTGGACTACTCAGGAAACCCGCTACATGCTCGACACCGATCACGAGTGGGACGGCACCTATGAAGAATCGACGGCCACCACCACTGGCACCGCAGTCGACGGCGAAGAGTTTGTCGTCTTCCGCGACCAAACGGCCAGCTCCTTCAAGCTGCGTGGCACCTGCGGCCGCCGCACCGGTATCAACGCCTTCCAAATCGTCGAAAAGTAA
- the leuA gene encoding 2-isopropylmalate synthase — protein sequence MKTASLRKYRPFHEKFETRLPNRTWPDNHIERAPIWASVDLRDGNQALAIPMSVEEKLEYFQMLCRIGFKQIEIGFPSASDTEFRFFRRLVDENLIPADVTVQCLVQAREHLIRRTFEALEGVPRAIVHLYNSTSPLQRKVTFSNASQEKIKAIAVEGAQLVRQLANEVTDNEILFQYSPESFSDTELDYAYDICKAVTEIWGPTQESPIILNLPATVEWATPNVHADMIEWFCNQLKADGLRDKVHVSLHTHNDRGTGTAATELAMLAGADRVEGTLFGNGERTGNLDIVTVALNLNSHGIETGLDFSNLDEIRMVYERLTRMDVHERHPYAGELVFTAFSGSHQDAIKKGMDIIKKTEKDTGKSKDEIEWAVPYLTIDPQDIGRNYEAIIRINSQSGKGGVAYILDREHGLELPKSMHPEVGTLVGKQADEQGRELNIDEIRDAFFKEFVNREGPLKLRDHDETHVEAANDDGELVHQRAKRGNEYGWTFSLNFEGKKIVTEGFGNGPINALAHALEKEGLKDFKVTDYRSHALTDGSASDAAAYVQIVSEQDGQSVWGCGLDPSIEQAGLKALVSAYNRLRA from the coding sequence ATGAAAACCGCATCATTGCGTAAATACCGACCCTTCCACGAGAAGTTCGAAACCCGCTTGCCCAACCGCACGTGGCCAGACAACCATATCGAGCGCGCGCCCATCTGGGCCAGCGTTGACTTGCGTGACGGCAACCAGGCCCTCGCCATCCCGATGAGCGTCGAGGAAAAGCTGGAGTATTTCCAAATGCTCTGCCGCATCGGCTTTAAGCAAATCGAGATCGGCTTCCCCTCGGCGTCGGATACTGAGTTCCGCTTCTTCCGCCGACTGGTTGATGAGAATTTAATCCCGGCCGACGTCACCGTGCAGTGCCTGGTCCAGGCGCGCGAGCACCTGATCCGCCGTACCTTCGAGGCGTTGGAAGGCGTGCCCCGCGCCATCGTGCACCTCTACAACAGCACCTCACCTTTGCAACGCAAAGTAACCTTCAGCAACGCGAGCCAGGAGAAGATCAAGGCCATCGCCGTTGAGGGCGCGCAGTTGGTCCGCCAGTTGGCCAACGAGGTCACGGATAACGAAATCCTCTTCCAATACTCGCCGGAAAGTTTCTCCGACACCGAGCTGGATTACGCGTACGACATCTGCAAGGCCGTCACCGAAATCTGGGGGCCGACGCAGGAGTCGCCCATCATCCTGAACTTGCCCGCCACCGTCGAATGGGCCACGCCCAACGTCCACGCCGACATGATCGAGTGGTTCTGCAATCAACTGAAGGCCGACGGCTTGCGCGACAAGGTCCACGTGTCCCTGCACACCCACAACGACCGCGGCACCGGCACCGCCGCCACCGAGCTGGCCATGTTGGCTGGCGCGGACCGCGTCGAGGGCACCCTCTTCGGCAACGGCGAGCGCACGGGTAACCTGGACATCGTCACCGTCGCCTTAAACTTGAACAGCCACGGCATCGAGACCGGCCTGGACTTTTCCAACCTGGACGAGATCCGCATGGTCTACGAGCGCCTGACCCGCATGGACGTGCATGAGCGCCATCCCTACGCGGGCGAGCTGGTCTTCACCGCCTTCTCCGGCAGCCACCAGGACGCCATCAAGAAGGGCATGGACATCATTAAAAAGACCGAGAAGGACACCGGCAAATCCAAGGACGAAATCGAGTGGGCCGTGCCCTACCTGACCATCGACCCGCAGGACATCGGCCGCAACTATGAGGCTATCATCCGCATCAACAGCCAATCCGGCAAAGGCGGCGTGGCCTACATTTTGGACCGCGAACATGGCTTGGAATTACCCAAGTCGATGCACCCGGAGGTCGGTACCCTCGTTGGCAAGCAAGCCGACGAGCAGGGCCGCGAGCTGAACATCGACGAAATCCGCGACGCCTTTTTCAAGGAGTTCGTTAACCGCGAAGGCCCGCTGAAGTTGCGTGACCACGACGAGACCCACGTCGAAGCCGCCAACGACGACGGCGAACTCGTCCACCAGCGCGCCAAGCGTGGCAATGAATACGGGTGGACTTTCTCGCTGAACTTCGAAGGCAAAAAGATCGTCACCGAAGGCTTCGGCAACGGCCCGATCAACGCCCTGGCCCACGCCTTGGAAAAGGAAGGCTTGAAAGACTTCAAGGTAACGGACTACCGCAGCCACGCCTTAACGGATGGCTCCGCCTCCGACGCCGCCGCCTACGTGCAAATCGTCAGCGAGCAGGACGGCCAATCCGTCTGGGGCTGCGGCCTGGACCCCAGCATCGAGCAAGCCGGCCTCAAGGCCCTCGTCAGCGCGTATAATCGCTTAAGGGCGTAA
- a CDS encoding VPGUxxT family thioredoxin-like (seleno)protein, type 2, which produces MKNIVKLLALLAAPPLLAITLQPGQYRELGNVRWERDYGSGLAQAQKQDKPVFLLFQEVPGCAGCQAFGQNTLSNPLIVDAIEEAFVPVAIFNNQGGADREVLEKYNEPAWNYQVIRFVDSEGKDILPREDNVWTDAAVAARMIEALEQYGHPVPDYLRTVAWQGQPGLQTATFAMFCFWDGESKLGAIDGVTHTEAGWLDGHEVVKLRFDPEVVSFLELSEKASRLGCDQRIYAPDQASLETLPAMLQRKATVFVEADYRRSRESDQKRQLRRLHFTEIELNAGQQTKINAALATGNPQDIIRWLSPTQLAKLRGEPDPQSLPHAIAAQ; this is translated from the coding sequence ATGAAAAATATCGTGAAACTGTTGGCCTTGCTGGCCGCGCCTCCGTTGCTGGCGATCACGCTGCAGCCGGGGCAATACCGTGAACTCGGGAACGTGCGTTGGGAGCGGGACTACGGCTCCGGCCTGGCGCAGGCCCAGAAGCAGGACAAGCCCGTCTTTCTGCTCTTTCAGGAGGTCCCGGGCTGCGCTGGCTGCCAGGCTTTTGGGCAAAATACGCTGAGTAATCCGCTGATCGTCGATGCGATTGAGGAGGCGTTTGTGCCGGTGGCGATCTTTAATAACCAGGGCGGTGCCGACCGCGAGGTGCTCGAAAAATACAACGAGCCGGCCTGGAATTATCAGGTCATCCGCTTTGTCGACAGCGAGGGCAAAGACATCCTGCCGCGTGAGGACAACGTATGGACCGACGCCGCAGTGGCTGCCCGCATGATCGAGGCGCTGGAACAGTATGGGCACCCCGTGCCAGACTATTTGCGGACTGTTGCCTGGCAGGGGCAGCCGGGCTTGCAGACCGCGACCTTTGCCATGTTTTGCTTTTGGGATGGCGAGTCCAAGCTGGGCGCGATCGACGGAGTGACGCACACTGAGGCGGGTTGGCTGGATGGCCACGAGGTCGTCAAGCTGCGCTTCGATCCGGAAGTCGTGAGCTTTCTGGAGCTGTCGGAAAAGGCCTCGCGCCTGGGCTGCGATCAGCGCATCTATGCGCCGGATCAAGCCTCGCTGGAGACACTGCCCGCCATGCTGCAGCGCAAGGCGACGGTGTTCGTGGAGGCCGATTACCGGCGCTCCCGTGAATCTGACCAGAAGCGTCAGCTGAGGCGTCTGCACTTCACTGAGATCGAGCTCAATGCCGGTCAGCAGACAAAGATCAACGCCGCTTTGGCCACGGGCAATCCGCAGGATATTATCCGCTGGCTGAGCCCGACTCAACTGGCCAAGCTGCGTGGCGAGCCGGACCCGCAATCACTGCCGCACGCCATTGCGGCGCAGTGA
- a CDS encoding PEP-CTERM sorting domain-containing protein, with protein sequence MKKRTLSTIAPITLTLATTLSAVDTTWEGVNSSESNSSADVELGSNWDTGNVPGTGDTAIFNYQGDPTLQGSISIDSSDTLFDPSGLIFRSNEDPTGYTQTSPLIIDKSLNLTNGLQIVASGSALSGSRDANRLQIGTNSFGTTWNIDSLDINEGMSWSFFELGIGDSSPNNSTVLNITGDQTFAANTNNKTGNININGNVTTENETNTLAPQMRFTGVGATITLNNAGQRDTGVIGLGGVHLDVRSDQTWIADATSFINMSGSVGASGFAGKYVVESIDGGRLDNLGALNIRINGNQSTGASATTAMRMHGGTYGSLWMNSSGTSGRDQRINATDDLSFAAAVVDFDGAGDPYASDYGLRFRNDAGNSDSQILDMAGFNLDVANGVHFVDDAGSSSVSYGPKPLLLLVEGSTVNIGGDVLMEAPNGRGPEAPAGGSGNFANDKMSIDGGATGADVNLGGSWDVRVVGSTRDNLKNSTLTMTGDSATFEIADASSVTNMSSSSWGVDTFNVGTTGDLANVSFVNNYLNDNTATGDANLDKIGEQFVANTVNIGENSTLSTNGEIVQILTALNIDATGTLDLNTGAVLSMGSIVDSFFGDGDMTALWNVFADRVLDSSNTGYEFMAVLDGGQTKWQVSAVPEPSTYALLFAGVMGAVVYFRRRK encoded by the coding sequence GTGAAAAAACGCACTCTAAGCACTATTGCGCCCATTACGCTGACTTTGGCGACAACGCTTTCGGCCGTCGACACCACCTGGGAAGGCGTGAACAGCAGTGAGAGCAACAGCTCAGCCGATGTTGAGCTCGGCTCCAACTGGGATACGGGCAACGTCCCCGGAACTGGCGACACCGCGATCTTCAACTATCAGGGGGACCCGACCTTACAGGGTAGCATATCCATCGATTCGAGCGACACCCTGTTCGATCCATCGGGTTTGATATTCCGATCAAATGAAGATCCTACTGGCTACACTCAAACCAGTCCCCTCATCATCGATAAAAGCCTGAACCTCACCAACGGCTTGCAAATAGTCGCATCTGGCTCTGCTCTTTCAGGCAGTCGTGATGCAAATCGCCTGCAAATTGGCACCAATTCGTTCGGGACCACTTGGAACATCGATTCACTCGACATCAACGAAGGCATGAGTTGGTCCTTCTTCGAATTGGGAATTGGCGACAGCTCACCCAATAATTCCACGGTATTGAATATTACGGGCGATCAGACTTTTGCCGCCAATACCAACAACAAAACGGGTAACATCAATATTAACGGCAATGTTACCACTGAGAATGAAACCAACACCCTCGCGCCTCAAATGCGCTTCACGGGCGTTGGCGCGACCATCACCTTGAACAACGCCGGACAGCGCGACACAGGGGTCATTGGCCTCGGTGGCGTTCACTTAGATGTTCGCAGCGATCAGACTTGGATCGCGGATGCCACCTCCTTCATCAATATGTCCGGCTCTGTCGGTGCATCAGGCTTTGCAGGTAAGTATGTGGTTGAATCTATCGACGGCGGACGACTCGATAACTTGGGCGCGCTGAACATTCGCATCAACGGCAACCAAAGCACCGGCGCTAGCGCCACGACCGCCATGCGCATGCATGGTGGCACCTATGGCAGCCTTTGGATGAATAGCAGTGGCACCTCCGGTCGCGACCAACGCATCAACGCAACGGATGACCTCAGCTTTGCCGCAGCAGTGGTTGATTTTGATGGCGCTGGCGATCCATACGCCTCCGACTATGGCTTAAGATTCCGCAATGATGCGGGCAATTCCGACAGTCAAATTCTAGATATGGCCGGCTTTAACCTGGACGTTGCCAACGGCGTTCACTTCGTCGATGACGCTGGCTCATCTAGCGTAAGTTACGGCCCGAAACCCCTTCTTCTGTTAGTCGAAGGCAGCACGGTGAATATTGGCGGAGACGTGCTCATGGAAGCGCCGAATGGTCGTGGCCCCGAAGCCCCTGCCGGCGGTAGCGGCAATTTTGCCAATGACAAGATGAGCATTGATGGCGGCGCAACTGGCGCAGACGTCAACCTCGGCGGTAGCTGGGATGTGCGCGTAGTCGGTTCCACCCGCGATAACCTCAAGAACTCCACCCTCACCATGACGGGCGACAGTGCAACCTTCGAAATTGCCGATGCCAGCTCGGTTACCAACATGAGCTCCAGCTCGTGGGGTGTTGACACCTTTAACGTCGGAACGACCGGCGACCTCGCCAACGTATCCTTCGTCAACAACTACCTCAATGACAACACCGCCACCGGTGATGCCAATCTCGACAAGATCGGTGAGCAGTTTGTCGCGAACACAGTTAACATCGGCGAAAACAGCACGCTGAGCACCAACGGCGAAATCGTGCAAATCCTCACCGCGCTGAATATCGATGCAACTGGCACGCTCGACTTGAACACCGGCGCAGTCCTCAGCATGGGCAGCATCGTGGATTCGTTCTTCGGCGACGGTGACATGACGGCGCTTTGGAACGTCTTTGCCGACCGCGTGCTCGACTCCAGCAACACTGGCTACGAATTCATGGCCGTCCTCGACGGTGGGCAAACCAAGTGGCAAGTCTCCGCCGTTCCGGAGCCCTCCACCTACGCGCTGCTCTTTGCTGGCGTCATGGGAGCCGTGGTTTACTTCCGCCGCCGTAAGTAA
- a CDS encoding transglutaminase family protein, translating to MSHTPTDCAAQIETLLDKRGITLTMGGEPTFVPNMPTGAEWNNDAMGPEKLGFARKLTGKLLHSHFKGGLVMQVFGKLYPGEPLPRWNLLTLQRKANGDLWTEPKRFLLGDKAGRNQPAQASRVMRAMIEQLAIDNAPIPAAEQGAKKKTIGWVLPLDYENSAWQSKPWPFDRAHPVPLIPGDSPIGLRLPLSDLPDDAIKRALTIEVRNGALEIFLPPLDWHGFQQMISTLEALSVKLDLRDLVICGYAPFNTNGETTGLGLAADPGVLEVNLPPASTWQEYNATFCAISEAAHRVGLYLTKRSLNGTIRGTGGGSHLAFGGPTPEENVFFNEPTLLTSILRYWQHHPALSYLFTGQYVGAGCQAPRIDEGAEHLLYELESACEGLEKLSYLPSPEMLDQFFRNLLTDAAGNTHRAEICLDKFWNFSSPTGKLGIVELRAFETLPTAEMMANVSLFIRAIIAMLIKRPFRKKLRRFGPKLHDRYFLPSMLLEDLEKICVDIQKAGIDYDPEWLRPVIDFRCPVVGKLSIPGGELTVRQAFEAWPLMAEESQGASTVRVVDNSTDRLEFTLSDPKLAAMGQLMINGVALPWQHVGGQPVIGLRYKCASAYPALHPHVLIQSPLTIQWQTGKETTAALYHYWNPEGPLYDGLPTTDSEANHRRQARWVPLSQPAVIKHPAIAQTAPESTWTIDLRRQ from the coding sequence TTGAGCCACACACCTACCGACTGCGCCGCACAAATTGAAACACTCCTCGACAAGCGAGGTATAACGCTGACCATGGGCGGCGAGCCCACCTTTGTCCCCAACATGCCCACCGGCGCGGAGTGGAATAACGACGCCATGGGCCCGGAAAAACTCGGCTTTGCCCGAAAGCTCACCGGCAAGCTTCTGCACTCACATTTCAAAGGCGGTCTCGTGATGCAGGTCTTCGGCAAGCTCTATCCTGGAGAACCACTGCCTCGCTGGAACCTGTTAACTTTGCAACGCAAAGCGAATGGTGATCTCTGGACGGAGCCCAAGCGATTTTTACTCGGTGACAAAGCCGGGCGCAACCAGCCCGCTCAGGCCTCCCGCGTCATGCGCGCCATGATCGAGCAATTGGCGATCGATAACGCCCCCATACCCGCCGCTGAGCAAGGTGCGAAAAAGAAGACCATCGGATGGGTGTTGCCACTGGATTACGAAAACTCTGCATGGCAAAGTAAACCCTGGCCCTTTGACCGCGCACACCCCGTCCCCCTCATTCCCGGAGACAGCCCGATCGGCCTGCGTCTGCCGCTGAGTGACCTGCCCGACGACGCCATTAAGCGCGCGCTCACGATCGAGGTCCGCAACGGCGCGCTGGAAATCTTCCTGCCACCGCTGGACTGGCATGGTTTTCAGCAGATGATCTCCACGCTCGAAGCACTGAGCGTCAAGCTCGACCTGCGCGACCTCGTCATCTGCGGCTATGCACCCTTTAACACGAACGGCGAAACCACCGGCCTCGGCCTCGCGGCGGACCCCGGCGTACTGGAGGTTAACCTCCCGCCGGCATCGACCTGGCAGGAATACAACGCCACCTTTTGCGCGATCTCCGAGGCAGCGCACCGCGTTGGATTATACCTCACCAAGCGAAGCCTCAATGGCACGATCCGCGGCACCGGCGGCGGCTCACATCTGGCCTTCGGCGGCCCCACACCAGAGGAGAATGTCTTCTTCAACGAGCCCACTTTGCTTACCTCCATTCTGCGCTACTGGCAGCATCACCCGGCGCTGTCGTATCTGTTCACCGGCCAGTATGTCGGAGCTGGTTGCCAGGCACCCCGCATCGACGAAGGTGCCGAGCACCTGCTCTACGAGCTCGAGTCTGCCTGCGAAGGCTTGGAAAAACTTTCCTACCTGCCCTCGCCCGAAATGCTCGACCAGTTCTTCCGCAACCTGCTGACCGATGCCGCTGGCAACACTCACCGCGCGGAAATCTGCCTGGATAAATTTTGGAATTTCTCATCGCCCACGGGTAAGCTTGGCATCGTCGAGCTACGCGCGTTCGAGACGCTGCCCACCGCCGAAATGATGGCCAACGTATCGCTCTTCATTCGCGCCATCATCGCTATGCTCATCAAGCGGCCGTTTCGCAAGAAGCTACGCCGCTTCGGCCCGAAGTTGCACGACCGCTATTTCCTGCCATCTATGCTGCTGGAGGATCTGGAAAAAATTTGCGTCGATATACAAAAGGCCGGTATCGACTACGATCCGGAATGGCTGCGCCCGGTGATCGATTTCCGGTGTCCCGTCGTTGGTAAACTGAGCATCCCCGGCGGCGAGTTAACCGTCCGCCAAGCCTTCGAAGCCTGGCCGCTCATGGCCGAGGAAAGTCAGGGCGCGTCAACGGTTCGCGTGGTGGATAACTCCACGGATCGGCTCGAGTTTACCCTCAGCGACCCCAAGCTCGCGGCAATGGGCCAACTAATGATCAACGGCGTTGCCCTCCCGTGGCAGCACGTTGGCGGGCAGCCAGTCATCGGTCTGCGCTACAAGTGCGCTAGCGCTTATCCGGCACTGCACCCGCATGTGTTGATCCAATCTCCGCTCACCATTCAGTGGCAAACGGGCAAGGAAACCACCGCCGCGCTCTACCATTATTGGAACCCCGAAGGCCCGCTATACGACGGCTTACCCACTACTGACAGCGAGGCAAACCACCGCCGTCAAGCCCGCTGGGTTCCCCTCAGCCAGCCCGCCGTCATTAAGCATCCGGCAATCGCACAAACTGCCCCGGAGTCTACCTGGACAATCGATCTGCGGCGTCAATAA